The Verrucomicrobium spinosum DSM 4136 = JCM 18804 genome includes a region encoding these proteins:
- a CDS encoding CmpA/NrtA family ABC transporter substrate-binding protein, with the protein MKMYPEAGLTRREMIRKTTKALGASALFSGLPAGWVGSAFADDSPEVKDVNLGIIALTDCSSIVIAHEKGLFKKYGINSKVSKGASWAAIRDSLSNGDLQATHMLIGMPIASTMGLGGAPKKPMIVPWLINRNGQAITLKKELKGKVGADPKALKPFVDEAKAAGKPMTFAMTFPPGTHAMWMRYYLAAGGIHPGDASGAGADVSLITIPPPQMVANMKVGQMDGFCVGEPWNARSIAEDIGFTSITTQAMWKDHPEKVCAFTQEFAEKNPKTVKAVLKGLHEASVWLDKMENREEQANIVSAATYINCPPEILLPRLQGKYDMGDGRRYRDPNYMIFSDRNCNYPQAKFGLWWLTQLRRWGFTPGAPDYAAVTQQVMRGDIYEEAMKEIGYAHGGADDKPESFFDGSVFDPKGDLEAYAASFAIKSLKA; encoded by the coding sequence ATGAAGATGTACCCTGAAGCCGGCCTCACCCGCCGCGAAATGATCCGGAAGACCACCAAGGCCCTGGGTGCCAGCGCCTTGTTCTCCGGCCTGCCCGCAGGCTGGGTCGGCTCCGCCTTTGCCGATGACTCCCCGGAAGTCAAAGATGTGAACCTGGGCATCATCGCCCTCACGGACTGCTCCAGCATCGTGATTGCTCATGAGAAAGGGCTCTTCAAGAAGTACGGCATCAACTCCAAAGTAAGCAAGGGCGCGAGCTGGGCGGCGATCCGGGACTCGCTCTCCAACGGGGACCTTCAGGCCACGCACATGCTGATCGGCATGCCGATTGCCTCCACCATGGGACTGGGAGGCGCACCCAAGAAGCCGATGATTGTCCCGTGGCTCATCAACCGCAACGGCCAGGCCATCACGCTCAAGAAAGAGCTGAAGGGCAAGGTGGGTGCGGATCCCAAGGCGCTGAAGCCCTTCGTGGATGAAGCCAAGGCGGCGGGCAAGCCGATGACCTTTGCCATGACCTTCCCGCCTGGCACCCACGCCATGTGGATGCGCTACTATCTGGCGGCGGGCGGCATCCACCCCGGTGACGCGAGCGGGGCTGGCGCGGACGTGTCCCTCATCACCATCCCGCCGCCCCAGATGGTGGCGAACATGAAGGTGGGCCAGATGGATGGCTTCTGCGTGGGCGAGCCCTGGAACGCCCGCAGCATCGCCGAGGACATCGGCTTCACCTCCATCACCACCCAGGCGATGTGGAAGGACCACCCGGAAAAGGTCTGCGCCTTCACCCAGGAGTTCGCGGAAAAAAATCCCAAGACCGTGAAAGCGGTGCTCAAGGGTCTGCACGAGGCCAGCGTGTGGCTCGACAAGATGGAGAACCGCGAAGAGCAGGCCAACATCGTGAGCGCGGCCACCTATATCAACTGCCCGCCGGAGATCCTCCTGCCCCGTCTCCAGGGCAAGTACGACATGGGCGACGGCCGCCGCTACCGCGACCCGAACTACATGATCTTCAGCGACCGCAACTGCAACTACCCGCAGGCCAAGTTCGGCCTCTGGTGGCTGACCCAGCTCCGCCGCTGGGGCTTCACCCCGGGCGCGCCGGACTACGCAGCCGTGACCCAGCAGGTCATGCGCGGCGACATCTACGAAGAAGCCATGAAGGAGATCGGCTACGCCCACGGCGGGGCCGACGACAAGCCGGAGAGCTTCTTCGACGGAAGCGTCTTTGATCCCAAGGGCGACCTGGAGGCGTATGCCGCCAGCTTTGCCATCAAGAGCCTCAAAGCCTAA
- the ntrB gene encoding nitrate ABC transporter permease, with translation MNPNLFQKIKLEAFVLPALAILGCCLIWYVIAGKSVTTVKTDDWGDTVKVTKRTGISADLPTPAETWTASKMYVTEPFAKRGELDQGILRFTWLSLKLVAQGYFLALLIGTPVGFLLGLSKKFTTAFDPIIQVLRPVSPLAWLPLGMILFSGVKIMDSGGRTTFGASDAAALFTIAICAMWPTVMNTAVGVRAVPQDYLNVAKVLKLSRTKTLWKVLVPATLPYMFTGFRLSLGIAWLVIVAVEMLTGRPGVGGFLWQQYNANSFAHIILCILTIGVVGYVLDRLMSLAESKLKTA, from the coding sequence ATGAACCCGAACCTGTTCCAGAAAATCAAACTCGAAGCCTTTGTGCTGCCGGCACTGGCCATTCTGGGCTGCTGCCTGATCTGGTACGTGATTGCCGGAAAGTCCGTCACCACCGTCAAGACCGACGACTGGGGCGACACGGTGAAGGTGACGAAGCGTACCGGCATCTCCGCGGATCTCCCCACCCCGGCGGAGACCTGGACGGCGAGCAAGATGTACGTGACGGAGCCCTTCGCCAAACGCGGCGAGCTGGACCAGGGCATCCTGCGGTTCACCTGGCTGTCCCTGAAACTGGTGGCGCAAGGTTATTTCCTGGCGCTGCTGATCGGGACGCCGGTGGGATTCCTCCTGGGCCTGTCCAAGAAGTTCACGACGGCGTTTGACCCCATCATCCAGGTACTGCGCCCGGTCTCCCCGCTGGCCTGGCTTCCCCTGGGCATGATCCTCTTCAGCGGGGTGAAGATCATGGACTCCGGCGGGCGCACCACCTTTGGTGCCTCCGACGCAGCCGCCCTCTTCACCATCGCCATCTGCGCCATGTGGCCCACGGTGATGAACACTGCGGTGGGCGTGCGAGCCGTGCCGCAGGACTACCTGAACGTGGCCAAGGTGCTGAAGCTCTCCCGGACCAAGACGCTCTGGAAGGTGCTGGTGCCCGCCACCCTGCCTTACATGTTCACCGGCTTCCGCCTCAGCCTGGGCATTGCCTGGCTGGTGATCGTGGCGGTGGAGATGCTGACCGGCCGGCCCGGGGTGGGCGGCTTCCTCTGGCAGCAGTACAACGCGAACAGCTTCGCCCACATCATCCTCTGCATCCTCACCATCGGCGTGGTGGGCTATGTGCTGGACCGCCTCATGAGCCTGGCGGAATCGAAGCTGAAGACAGCCTGA
- a CDS encoding ABC transporter ATP-binding protein, with product MSQPILSLKNVSKGYGSKGARTEVLRDISLEVREGEFVAIVGYSGSGKTTFINMLAGLLKPDSGDVLLDGKPITGPGPDRGLVFQNYSLLPWLTVTENIALAVDSVFPTWSKEQKEAHIAKYIAMVKLTKAAGKLPRELSGGMRQRVSVARALAMDSRVLLLDEPLSALDALTRANLQDDISEIWQSARKTVVWITNDPDEAILLADRVIPLLPTAPATLGQAIDIPLARPRDRSAINHDPQFKALRNQLINLLLAAKEKSRTTVSKKLVLPDILPEDISTPNSIQYLTRRGPRRRSEEKREELEVAS from the coding sequence ATGTCCCAACCCATTCTCTCACTCAAGAACGTCAGCAAGGGCTACGGCTCCAAAGGAGCCCGTACCGAGGTGCTGCGCGATATCAGCCTGGAGGTCCGGGAGGGCGAGTTCGTCGCCATCGTGGGCTACTCCGGCTCGGGCAAGACCACCTTCATCAACATGCTGGCCGGGCTGCTGAAGCCCGACAGCGGGGACGTGCTGCTGGATGGCAAGCCCATCACCGGTCCCGGCCCGGATCGCGGCCTGGTCTTCCAGAACTATTCCCTGCTGCCCTGGCTGACCGTCACGGAAAACATCGCCCTGGCGGTGGACAGCGTCTTCCCCACCTGGAGCAAGGAGCAGAAGGAGGCCCACATCGCCAAGTACATCGCCATGGTGAAGCTCACCAAGGCCGCAGGCAAACTCCCCCGGGAACTCTCCGGCGGCATGCGCCAGCGCGTCTCCGTGGCACGCGCCCTGGCCATGGACTCCCGGGTGCTGCTGCTGGATGAACCCCTGAGCGCGCTGGATGCGCTGACGCGGGCCAATCTGCAGGACGACATCAGCGAGATCTGGCAGAGCGCCCGCAAGACAGTGGTGTGGATCACCAATGACCCGGACGAGGCCATCCTCCTGGCGGACCGCGTCATTCCCCTGCTGCCCACTGCCCCGGCCACGCTGGGCCAGGCCATCGACATCCCGCTGGCCCGTCCACGTGACCGCTCTGCGATCAACCACGACCCGCAGTTCAAGGCCCTGCGCAACCAGCTCATCAACCTGCTGCTGGCTGCCAAGGAAAAGAGCCGCACCACCGTGAGCAAGAAGCTGGTCCTGCCCGACATCCTCCCTGAGGACATCTCCACTCCGAACTCCATCCAGTACCTGACCCGCCGCGGCCCCCGCCGCCGGTCCGAGGAAAAACGCGAAGAACTTGAAGTCGCATCATGA
- a CDS encoding nitrate ABC transporter ATP-binding protein — protein MSTLSATPPKKTLLEISRLWKAYPAPGGGEAVIVKDFNLKLEEGEFATLIGHSGCGKSTVLSMVAGLSEVTKGGIILAGRETTDPGPDRGVVFQAPCLLPWETAFENVMLGVNQVYFTASKAERRQIAEYYLSVVGLSDSMHKYPGELSQGMRQRVGIARAFALQPKMLLLDEPFGMLDALTRFELQQVLLELWRKFRITTLMVTHDVDEAIFLSDRVVMMTDGPEAEVGDILRIPFARPRERKVIMEDPQYYELREHLITFLNERSHLRPSKDPNFKPSPDMAAELASHPHISPAGMKLQTSAA, from the coding sequence ATGAGCACCCTTTCCGCAACCCCACCCAAGAAGACCCTGCTGGAAATCTCCCGGCTCTGGAAGGCCTACCCGGCCCCGGGCGGTGGAGAGGCCGTCATCGTCAAGGATTTCAACCTCAAGCTGGAGGAGGGTGAGTTCGCCACCCTCATCGGCCACTCCGGCTGCGGCAAGTCCACCGTGCTCTCCATGGTGGCCGGCCTGAGCGAGGTGACCAAGGGCGGCATCATCCTGGCGGGACGGGAAACCACCGACCCCGGCCCGGACCGTGGCGTGGTCTTCCAGGCACCCTGCCTGCTCCCGTGGGAGACCGCGTTTGAAAACGTCATGCTGGGCGTGAACCAGGTGTACTTCACCGCGAGCAAGGCCGAGCGCCGCCAGATCGCGGAGTACTACCTGAGCGTGGTGGGCCTCTCGGACTCCATGCACAAGTACCCCGGGGAGCTCTCCCAGGGCATGCGGCAGCGCGTGGGCATCGCCCGCGCCTTTGCCCTCCAGCCGAAGATGCTGCTCCTGGATGAGCCCTTCGGCATGCTGGACGCGCTGACACGGTTCGAGCTCCAACAGGTGCTGCTGGAGCTGTGGCGCAAGTTCCGCATCACCACCCTGATGGTGACGCATGATGTGGATGAGGCCATCTTCCTGAGTGACCGTGTGGTCATGATGACCGACGGCCCCGAGGCCGAGGTGGGCGACATCCTGCGCATCCCCTTTGCCCGGCCGCGAGAGCGCAAAGTGATCATGGAGGATCCGCAATACTACGAGCTGCGTGAGCACCTCATCACCTTCCTGAATGAGCGCTCCCATCTGCGCCCGAGCAAGGACCCGAACTTCAAGCCCTCGCCCGACATGGCGGCGGAGCTCGCCTCCCACCCGCACATCAGTCCGGCCGGCATGAAGCTGCAGACCTCTGCCGCATAG
- a CDS encoding alginate export family protein, with amino-acid sequence MKQALVIPLLAAASAGLSLAGEPAAKNPKAVVIPPPEPKIVTFDFQERLRFEYRENNFDFNDGVNSLTDDSWLLQRARVGIKVSPTDYLSFYVQGQSSLELDSDRPNEPGVMGAEGDDAIDLRQAYIKIGPKDLNITIGRQILSYGDERLIGAFDWNNLSRTFDAVKFHYGTKDWSIEAFAASVVVADSDTFNYSDLFDGNETGRNQVFSGIYFSTAALCPLGSTTDFYALHLHEEYLAGDTNFVTLGTRLKADVTKTGGWDFETEMAAQFGEVKDKDLSAFAGHWGFGYVWTKSAWKPRLFAEYNFATGDSNAADGDVDTFQNLFPTNHKFYGYMDAFAWQNIHNPAISFSVQPTKTVKLQLDYHAFFLADTSDAWYRANGVTAVRPIKGSASDFVGTELDFTASWKATKNLSFLAGYSHFFCGDYAKATGAADDADFAYVQATFDF; translated from the coding sequence ATGAAACAAGCACTCGTCATCCCGCTGCTCGCCGCCGCATCGGCCGGCCTCAGCCTCGCTGGTGAACCGGCGGCCAAGAACCCGAAGGCCGTGGTCATCCCGCCGCCGGAGCCCAAGATTGTCACCTTTGACTTCCAGGAGCGCCTCCGCTTCGAGTACCGGGAGAACAACTTCGACTTCAACGACGGCGTTAACTCCCTGACCGACGACTCCTGGCTCCTCCAGCGTGCCCGGGTCGGCATCAAGGTCTCCCCCACCGACTACCTCAGCTTCTACGTGCAGGGGCAGAGTTCCCTCGAACTCGACTCCGACCGTCCCAATGAACCGGGCGTGATGGGAGCAGAAGGCGATGACGCCATCGACCTGCGCCAGGCCTACATCAAGATCGGGCCCAAGGACCTGAACATCACCATCGGCCGTCAGATCCTCAGCTATGGCGATGAGCGACTCATCGGCGCCTTCGACTGGAACAACCTCAGCCGCACCTTCGATGCGGTGAAGTTCCACTACGGCACCAAGGACTGGAGCATCGAGGCCTTTGCCGCCTCCGTGGTGGTGGCCGACAGTGACACCTTCAACTACAGCGACCTCTTTGACGGCAACGAAACCGGGCGCAACCAGGTCTTCAGCGGCATCTACTTCAGTACTGCAGCCCTCTGCCCGCTGGGCTCCACCACCGACTTCTACGCCCTGCATCTGCATGAGGAATACCTCGCGGGCGATACCAACTTCGTCACGCTGGGCACCCGCCTGAAGGCAGATGTCACCAAGACCGGTGGCTGGGACTTCGAGACGGAGATGGCCGCGCAGTTCGGTGAGGTGAAGGACAAGGACCTGAGCGCCTTTGCCGGCCACTGGGGCTTCGGTTATGTGTGGACCAAGAGCGCGTGGAAGCCCCGCCTCTTTGCCGAGTACAACTTTGCCACCGGTGACAGCAATGCCGCCGACGGCGATGTGGACACCTTCCAGAACCTGTTCCCCACGAACCACAAGTTTTACGGCTACATGGACGCCTTTGCCTGGCAGAACATCCACAACCCGGCGATCAGCTTCTCCGTCCAGCCGACCAAGACGGTCAAGCTGCAACTGGACTACCACGCCTTCTTCCTGGCGGACACCAGTGATGCCTGGTACCGCGCCAACGGCGTGACCGCCGTGCGCCCCATCAAGGGCAGCGCCAGCGACTTCGTGGGCACGGAGCTGGACTTCACCGCCTCCTGGAAGGCGACGAAGAACCTCAGCTTCCTGGCCGGGTACAGCCACTTCTTCTGCGGCGACTACGCCAAGGCCACCGGCGCGGCGGATGATGCGGACTTCGCCTACGTGCAGGCCACGTTCGATTTCTAA